One window from the genome of Lepisosteus oculatus isolate fLepOcu1 chromosome 21, fLepOcu1.hap2, whole genome shotgun sequence encodes:
- the cat gene encoding catalase → MAESREKSCDQMKIWKESRGSQKAETLTTGAGIPLGDKLNAQTAGPRGPLLVQDVVFTDEMAHFDRERIPERVVHAKGAGAFGYFEVTHDITKYTKAKVFEHVGKRTPTAVRFSTVAGESGSADTVRDPRGFAVKFYTEEGNWDLTGNNIPIFFIRDPMLFPSFIHSQKRNPQTHLKDPDMVWDFWSLRPESLHQVTFLFSDRGIPDGHRHMNGYGSHTFKLVNAAGEAVYCKFHFKTDQGIKNLSPEQAELLAATDPDYSIKDLYNAIANGNYPSWTFYIQVMTFEQAESFPFNPFDLTKVWSHKDYPLIPVGKLVLNRNPVNYFSEVEQIAFDPSNMPPGVEPSPDKMLQGRLFSYPDTHRHRLGANYLQLPVNCPYRTRVANYQRDGPMCMFDNQGGAPNYYPNSFSAPEAQPRFLESKFKVSIDVARYNSSDEDNVTQVRTFYTQVLSEEERQRLCQNLAGHLRGAQLFIQKRMLQNLMAVHPDYGNRVRALLDKYNAEADKNVIRVYSPTSQSLAASKM, encoded by the exons ATGGCCGAGAGCAGGGAGAAGTCATGCGATCAGATGAAAATCTGGAAAGAAAGTAGGGGCTCCCAG AAGGCGGAGACTCTGACCACGGGCGCTGGGATCCCTTTGGGAGACAAGCTCAACGCCCAGACCGCCGGCCCGCGGGGCCCCCTCCTGGTGCAGGATGTGGTCTTCACGGACGAGATGGCCCACTTTGACCGGGAGCGCATCCCGGAGAGAGTGGTGCACGCCAAGGGGGCAG GAGCCTTTGGATATTTTGAGGTGACCCATGACATCACAAAGTACACCAAGGCCAAGGTGTTTGAGCATGTGGGAAAGAGGACACCTACCGCTGTGAGATTCTCCACTGTGG CTGGGGAGTCCGGCTCAGCGGACACTGTGCGAGACCCTCGTGGGTTTGCTGTGAAGTTCTACACCGAGGAAGGAAACTGGGACCTGACTGGAAACAACATCCCCATCTTCTTCATCAGGGACCCGATGCTG TTCCCGTCCTTCATCCACTCCCAGAAGCGCAATCCTCAGACCCACCTCAAGGACCCCGACATGGTCTGGGACTTCTGGAGTCTGAGGCCTGAGTCCCTGCATCAG GTCACGTTCCTGTTCAGTGACCGGGGCATCCCAGATGGGCATCGTCACATGAATGGCTATGGCTCCCACACCTTCAAGCTGGTCAATGCTGCAGGCGAGGCCGTCTACTGCAAGTTCCACTTCAAG ACTGACCAAGGCATTAAGAACCTGTCTCCAGAACAAGCAGAGCTCCTGGCTGCCACTGACCCCGATTACAGCATCAAGGACCTGTACAACGCCATCGCCAATGGCAACTACCCCTCCTGGACATTCTACATCCAGGTCATGACCTTTGAGCAGGCGGAAAGTTTCCCCTTCAACCCCTTCGACCTGACCAAG GTCTGGTCCCACAAGGATTACCCCCTGATTCCGGTGGGCAAGCTGGTGCTGAACCGCAACCCCGTCAACTACTTTTCAGAGGTGGAGCAGATTGCCTTTGACCCCAGCAACATGCCCCCTGGGGTCGAGCCTAGCCCGGACAAGATGCTGCAG GGTCGCTTATTTTCGTACCCGGATACGCACCGACACCGCCTGGGCGCCAACTACCTGCAGCTGCCTGTGAACTGCCCTTACAGAACCCGGGTCGCCAACTACCAGAGAGATGGGCCCATGTGCATGTTTGACAACCAGG gCGGAGCTCCAAATTACTACCCCAACAGCTTCAGCGCCCCCGAAGCCCAGCCCAGATTCCTGGAATCTAAATTCAAGGTTTCCATCGATGTCGCCCGCTATAACAGCTCTGATGAAGACAACGTCACCCag GTGCGCACGTTCTACACGCAggtgctgagcgaggaggagCGCCAGCGGCTGTGCCAGAACCTGGCCGGGCACCTGAGGGGAGCCCAGCTGTTCATCCAGAAGCGCATG TTGCAGAACCTGATGGCTGTCCACCCAGACTATGGGAACCGAGTGCGGGCTCTGCTGGATAAGTACAACGCTGAGGCCGACAAG AACGTGATCCGGGTCTATTCCCCCACCTCCCAGTCGCTTGCTGCCTCCAAGATGTAA
- the LOC102683777 gene encoding dispanin subfamily A member 2b-like → MTSTVATSKSEGTAQFPQTVVVEVGDNPNLIRDHIVWSICSFSMLNCCCLGLVALLNSVRARDQKLVRNLELARIFGNRARTFNIVSNVLSLLTIVIFLGIYAAAIGHVISSVKRT, encoded by the exons ATGACGTCCACGGTCGCCACCTCCAAGTCCGAGGGCACAGCTCAGTTCCCCCAGACCGTCGTGGTCGAGGTGGGAGATAACCCGAACCTCATCCGCGATCACATCGTGTGGTCAATCTGCAGCTTCTCCATGCTCAACTGCTGCTGCCTGGGACTGGTGGCGTTACTGAACTCCGTAAGG gCGAGAGACCAGAAGCTTGTGAGGAACCTGGAGCTCGCCAGAATCTTCGGAAATCGTGCGCGAACTTTCAACATCGTCTCCAACGTACTGTCGCTTCTTACAATCGTGATATTTCTAGGCATATACGCGGCAGCAATCGGCCATGTCATTTCatctgtgaagagaacataa
- the LOC107075337 gene encoding interferon-induced transmembrane protein 1-like: protein MENLKYSPELLPMQGNSYERLKEPRVVTLPSNAAVVTIGPPAKPPRDHIIWSLFSTIYMNYCCLGFAALCYSIKARDRKALGDLEGARGYASTARCFNLTTLILFLITVLVLIILISVGVVYPMELRPFPPSLREPGGV, encoded by the exons ATGGAGAACTTGAAGTATTCGCCAGAACTTTTGCCAATGCAGGGCAACAGCTACGAGCGTCTGAAGGAGCCGCGGGTCGTGACTTTGCCGAGCAATGCCGCGGTGGTCACCATAGGTCCCCCTGCGAAACCGCCTCGGGACCACATCATTTGGTCCCTCTTCAGCACCATCTATATGAACTATTGCTGCCTGGGATTTGCGGCTCTCTGCTACTCGATCAAG GCCAGGGACAGGAAGGCGCTCGGGGACCTGGAAGGTGCCCGGGGGTATGCGTCCACCGCCCGCTGCTTCAACCTGACCACGCTGATCTTGTTCCTCATCACCGTCCTGGTCCTCATCATCCTCATCTCGGTGGGAGTAGTGTACCCCATGGAGCTGCGGCCGTTCCCACCCTCCCTCAGAGAGCCGGGAGGTGTCTAA